The following coding sequences are from one Triticum dicoccoides isolate Atlit2015 ecotype Zavitan chromosome 4A, WEW_v2.0, whole genome shotgun sequence window:
- the LOC119289278 gene encoding auxin-responsive protein SAUR72-like, giving the protein MAWRKKNGGESFSPGALPCRDDEQEKVPRGHVPMVTGCGARVVVPVRLLRDPRIAELLDMAAQQYGYGQPGVLRIPCDAGHFRRIVDGALHRAE; this is encoded by the coding sequence ATGGCATGGAGGAAGAAGAACGGCGGCGAGTCGTTTTCGCCCGGCGCCTTGCCGTGTCGCGACGACGAGCAGGAGAAGGTCCCTAGAGGGCACGTCCCGATGGTCACCGGCTGCGGCGCGCGCGTGGTGGTGCCGGTCAGGCTGCTCCGGGACCCTCGCATCGCTGAGCTCCTAGACATGGCGGCGCAGCAGTACGGGTACGGCCAGCCAGGCGTGCTGCGGATCCCGTGCGACGCCGGGCATTTCCGCCGGATCGTCGACGGCGCGCTGCACAGGGCCGAATAG
- the LOC119283733 gene encoding auxin-responsive protein SAUR71-like produces MARGKKNGGESSASPCHFDERHKVPRGHVPMVTGCGARVVVPVRLLGDPCIAEQLDMAAQQYGYGQPGVLRIPCDAGQFRRVVDGALHRADT; encoded by the coding sequence ATGGCacggggaaagaagaacggcggcgaGTCGTCAGCGTCGCCATGCCACTTCGACGAGCGGCACAAGGTCCCGAGAGGGCACGTCCCGATGGTCACCGGCTGCGGTGCCCGAGTGGTGGTGCCGGTGAGGCTGCTTGGGGACCCGTGCATCGCGGAGCAGCTTGACATGGCGGCGCAGCAGTACGGCTACGGCCAGCCAGGTGTGCTGCGGATCCCATGCGACGCCGGGCAATTCCGCCGGGTCGTCGACGGCGCGCTGCACAGAGCCGACACGTGA
- the LOC119289279 gene encoding auxin-responsive protein SAUR71-like, producing the protein MAWRKKNGGESSLSPGASPCRDDEREKVPRGHVPMVTGCGERVVVPVRLLRDPRIAELLDMAAQQYGYGQPGVLRIPCDVGHFHRVVDGALHRAD; encoded by the coding sequence ATGGCATGGAGGAAGAAGAACGGCGGCGAGTCGTCGTTGTCGCCCGGCGCCTCGCCGTGCCGCGACGACGAGCGGGAGAAGGTCCCTAGAGGGCACGTCCCGATGGTCACCGGCTGCGGCGAGCGGGTGGTGGTGCCGGTGAGGCTGCTCCGGGACCCTCGCATCGCGGAGCTCCTCGACATGGCGGCGCAGCAGTACGGCTACGGCCAGCCGGGCGTACTGCGGATCCCGTGCGACGTCGGACATTTCCACCGGGTCGTCGACGGCGCGCTGCACAGGGCTGACTAG